One segment of Pseudodesulfovibrio sp. 5S69 DNA contains the following:
- the mutL gene encoding DNA mismatch repair endonuclease MutL has translation MSALPEIRVLPPGLKNQIAAGEVVERPASVVKELVENGLDAGATRIDVTVEQGGRGLLVVQDNGAGIPADQLELAVTRHATSKIRDFHDLSSLGSFGFRGEALPSIASVSRLTMTSRARGADEAAFIEVRAGEVESKGPAALASGTRVEVRDLFAATPARLKFLKTESTENRRCQDVLMRVALAHLETGFSLTVGGRELFRLPPDQTLADRLAAFWPPAVCQGLKPFDCERDGYRAHGAAGSPNTAQGRGDRILLYVNGRPVQDKLMLSAVRQAYKGMLISREYPQMVLFLDLPRDEVDVNVHPAKLEVRFIDERRVFSAIRSGVLQALSDPGGEIRTGCEAPDPGRGLPPTAFSGSSAYREPASGGSSGPSRSAHRPAAFQDAKFSTYRAFTEDRARALDLPVTPPAEDGSGASGRPAEPAPSLAREPGPDALRPATLAGSGYTYLGQIADTYLVLRRGADLELVDQHAAHERVLLAAMRAQRKRGDSQPLALALELPLHPSEAEVLADLREDLRAMGFVIEMDGPAKALVRGIPPTLETGEAREYLKDALAEKARGLDDLWTMMACKTAIKANQPLAVDEALALLETWLKTPEREFCPHGRPVVLRWTPADLEKLFKRK, from the coding sequence ATGAGCGCATTGCCTGAAATCCGAGTACTGCCGCCGGGGCTCAAGAACCAGATCGCCGCGGGCGAGGTGGTCGAGCGTCCGGCCAGCGTGGTCAAGGAGCTGGTGGAAAACGGCCTGGACGCCGGGGCCACCCGGATCGACGTGACCGTGGAGCAGGGCGGCCGCGGGTTGCTGGTGGTCCAGGACAACGGCGCGGGCATCCCGGCGGACCAACTGGAGCTGGCCGTGACCCGGCACGCCACCAGCAAGATCCGCGATTTTCACGACCTGTCCTCCCTCGGCTCCTTCGGCTTCCGGGGCGAGGCCCTGCCGTCCATCGCCTCGGTCTCGCGCCTGACCATGACCTCCCGCGCCCGGGGCGCGGACGAGGCCGCCTTCATCGAGGTCCGCGCGGGCGAGGTCGAGTCCAAGGGGCCCGCGGCCCTCGCCTCGGGCACCCGGGTGGAGGTCCGCGATCTGTTCGCGGCCACCCCGGCCCGGCTCAAGTTCCTCAAGACCGAGTCCACCGAGAACCGCCGCTGTCAGGACGTGCTCATGCGCGTGGCCCTGGCCCACCTCGAAACCGGATTCTCCCTGACCGTGGGCGGCCGCGAGCTCTTCCGCCTGCCCCCGGACCAGACCCTGGCCGACCGGCTGGCCGCGTTCTGGCCCCCGGCCGTGTGCCAGGGGCTCAAGCCCTTCGATTGCGAACGCGACGGCTACCGCGCGCACGGCGCGGCCGGTTCGCCGAACACCGCCCAGGGCCGCGGCGACCGCATCCTGCTCTACGTCAACGGCCGCCCGGTCCAGGACAAGCTGATGCTCTCGGCCGTGCGCCAAGCGTACAAGGGCATGCTCATCTCCCGCGAATATCCGCAGATGGTCCTGTTCCTGGACCTGCCCCGCGACGAGGTGGACGTGAACGTGCACCCGGCCAAGCTTGAGGTCCGCTTCATCGACGAGCGCCGCGTGTTCTCGGCCATCCGCTCCGGCGTGCTCCAGGCCCTGTCCGATCCGGGCGGGGAGATCCGGACGGGCTGCGAGGCTCCCGATCCCGGCCGAGGCCTGCCGCCGACCGCTTTTTCCGGTTCCTCTGCCTACCGGGAGCCCGCTTCGGGCGGTTCGTCCGGGCCGTCCCGGTCCGCGCACCGGCCCGCCGCGTTCCAGGACGCCAAATTTTCCACCTACCGGGCGTTCACCGAGGACCGGGCGCGCGCCCTGGACCTGCCCGTGACGCCCCCGGCCGAAGACGGAAGCGGCGCTTCCGGCCGCCCGGCCGAACCCGCGCCGTCCCTGGCCCGCGAGCCGGGGCCCGACGCCTTGCGGCCCGCCACGCTGGCGGGCAGCGGCTACACCTATCTCGGCCAGATCGCGGATACCTACCTGGTTCTGCGCCGGGGCGCGGACCTGGAGCTGGTGGACCAGCACGCGGCCCACGAGCGGGTCCTGCTGGCGGCCATGCGCGCGCAGCGCAAAAGGGGCGACTCCCAGCCCCTGGCCCTGGCCCTGGAGCTGCCCCTGCACCCCAGCGAGGCCGAGGTCCTGGCCGACTTGCGCGAGGACCTGCGCGCCATGGGCTTCGTCATCGAGATGGACGGCCCGGCCAAGGCGTTGGTCCGGGGCATCCCTCCGACACTTGAAACCGGCGAGGCGCGGGAGTATCTCAAGGACGCCCTGGCGGAAAAGGCCAGGGGGCTGGATGACCTGTGGACCATGATGGCCTGCAAGACCGCCATCAAGGCCAATCAGCCGCTGGCCGTGGACGAGGCCCTTGCCCTGCTGGAAACCTGGCTCAAGACGCCCGAACGCGAGTTCTGCCCCCACGGCAGGCCCGTGGTCCTGCGCTGGACGCCTGCCGATCTCGAAAAACTGTTCAAGAGAAAGTGA